One window from the genome of Acidobacteriota bacterium encodes:
- a CDS encoding PqqD family protein, which produces MSEPTFVEPTAAEAQRLRHLADALADGAEGLRWVDYEQAERDVRQLAEQLRQAMTADELRRSRWRAIPRGGFIVLGMLAYALDLPAAALAEDLSGGTVPGPVILVDDCALSGVRLGAAIAGCDASQIVVAHLYSHPELRRQVLAREERVRHCLAARDLTSRGASDDPRWQAAWRARLGPERYWIGRTERLAFPWNEPDQPFWNAATATIEDGWRFVPPHRCLKSSRLLGGSVEAGARRLAEGVAYGEFDDCLWLCHLASKQIFGLDEVGADCLKALLRCADLEGAARRLADRYQAPEEVLARDLAALARSLEARGLLAAP; this is translated from the coding sequence TTGAGCGAACCGACCTTCGTGGAGCCGACGGCGGCCGAAGCGCAGCGGCTGCGCCATCTGGCGGATGCCCTGGCCGACGGCGCCGAGGGCCTGCGCTGGGTGGACTATGAACAAGCCGAGCGCGACGTTCGCCAGCTCGCCGAGCAACTGCGCCAGGCCATGACCGCGGACGAGCTGCGCCGCAGCCGCTGGCGCGCCATCCCGCGGGGCGGCTTCATCGTGCTCGGCATGCTGGCCTATGCCCTCGATCTGCCGGCGGCGGCGCTGGCGGAAGATCTTTCCGGAGGGACGGTACCGGGGCCGGTGATCCTGGTCGATGACTGCGCCCTGAGCGGGGTCCGCCTGGGGGCCGCCATCGCCGGCTGCGACGCCTCGCAGATCGTCGTCGCCCATCTTTACTCCCATCCCGAGCTACGGCGCCAGGTGCTGGCCCGCGAGGAACGGGTGCGCCACTGCCTCGCCGCGCGCGATCTGACCTCCCGGGGGGCCTCGGACGATCCGCGCTGGCAGGCCGCCTGGCGCGCTCGGCTCGGTCCGGAGCGCTACTGGATCGGTCGCACGGAGCGCCTCGCCTTTCCCTGGAACGAGCCCGATCAACCCTTCTGGAACGCCGCCACGGCGACCATCGAGGACGGCTGGCGCTTCGTGCCGCCGCACCGCTGCCTGAAGAGCTCCCGGCTGCTCGGCGGCAGCGTCGAGGCGGGGGCGCGCCGCCTCGCCGAGGGGGTGGCCTACGGTGAGTTCGACGATTGCCTGTGGCTCTGCCACCTGGCGTCGAAGCAGATCTTCGGCCTCGACGAGGTCGGGGCCGACTGCCTCAAGGCGCTGCTGCGCTGCGCTGACCTCGAGGGTGCCGCCCGCCGACTGGCGGATCGCTACCAGG